In Lentimicrobiaceae bacterium, a single genomic region encodes these proteins:
- a CDS encoding GxxExxY protein, with the protein MEINQITEKIIGCAIEVHKNLGPGLLESAYEECLIFELRNAGLKAERQIAVPVVYKDINIKLRGSPYKLKYYNTKKKQTLVLLRASVVYIFLTTKSTKKHKEKTNLSAASCLRGLYFFNH; encoded by the coding sequence ATGGAAATAAATCAAATTACAGAAAAGATAATAGGCTGTGCCATAGAAGTACATAAAAATCTTGGACCTGGTTTGCTTGAATCCGCTTATGAGGAATGTTTGATTTTTGAATTAAGAAATGCAGGATTAAAAGCAGAAAGACAAATTGCTGTTCCTGTGGTTTATAAAGACATAAATATTAAGCTCCGTGGTTCTCCGTACAAGTTAAAATATTATAACACAAAAAAAAAACAAACCTTAGTGCTGCTTCGTGCCTCCGTGGTTTATATTTTTTTAACCACTAAAAGCACAAAAAAACACAAAGAAAAAACAAACCTTAGTGCTGCTTCGTGCCTCCGTGGTTTATATTTTTTTAACCACTAA